Sequence from the Culex pipiens pallens isolate TS unplaced genomic scaffold, TS_CPP_V2 Cpp_Un0136, whole genome shotgun sequence genome:
CTGACCTTTGTTCTAAGCTTACAACGCAGAAGCGATCATCAACACCTTATAAATCTAGATTGAGTTTGCTTTTTTGTTACGTTCTGGAGGTGGGGACGAGTTCGGATCAATTAATTTCACGGAGAAGACTTTTTGTTTCCTGAAAAGTAACTCAAAATTTTACTGCTTATTATGCGTGACGTGTACACTGGAGGTAATCCACAATTGATTATGTCGACTCAAGGTTTATAGTAAAGATTAACAAGATGCTCACCACACCGTCATTCACCCACGATCCAAACAATATGGCAAAAGAAAGGTAAAAGGTTAAAATGTAACGCGTGCACACGATATCAGTATCAATAGTCAACGAGTTTTTTCACTACTTTAGGCGATCGGTCCCTGCGATTGGAACTACCGGTACTGGTTTTGCTTCGTGACTTGGACCGGGATCGGCGCGTCCTCGATCGCGACCTACGCCGATAATATCCCCCACGGCCACTGTCCCCGCCCCGGTCATAATCCCGCGTCGAACGACCTCCACCACCGCCGTGACGCCCGCCCCGGTCTCGCTCGCGTGATCGCGACCGAGATCGGTAACGTTGCCTGGAGGAGGCCTGCGACGACGGCAGTGGCGATCTTCGCCGGGGTCTGTCATCGTACGATATCTGCGGCGGCGGCCGTCGACTGCTGGACGAAGACGCTGCAGCAGTAGCGCTTCTGGTGCTAGCCCTGACCGTAGTCGACGACCGCGAACCGGACCGACTGCGCGAGTGTGGCCGCCGAACGCCGCGAACCTGGCTCGGCGATCGGGACGACTCGGTGTGGCCACCGATGCGGCGCAGCATGGGTTTGCGCTCGATCACGACGGCACTCGCGCTGCTGTAACTTGCCGACGAAGATGGTTGGTGCTGataagaggaggaggaggaggaagagggAGCCTGAGGTGGTGGTTTGGGCGGTGGGGACACTTCCTTGGTCGAGGGCGCGTCGTCGTCCGAACTGTTGTTGGCCGGAGATTTGGAGCGGCTCTTGTCGCTTTCCGGGGTGCCGTACTTGTGGCGCAGCTCGCGTtgtctgaaaattaaaaagtgaagaGAAGAGAttagcttaaaaaaaaatttggaactttatgcaaaagttaatttaactaaTGGGTGTGGTCGATCACGCTCGAGCTGCGTCGTATTATTCTGGAATCTCGGGCGAAGAGTTCGGCGGTTCGTAACAGAGGCTACTTCACCAGATGTCGTAACAAGCGGGTTGAAGTGAAACATCTTGAGATGAAGATTGCCAGATATCCTGTGTTACGTCAGACCGGTAACGGTCATTTCATCGCAGGCTAGTGCGCGATCCAAACCGTTCCGAGAACCAGTGCAAGTGCGTTGAGAAAAAGAGTGGTGAAAGGTTTTGCTGGAGAATCTCTTACGACGTTCAGGTACGCTAATACTGCACGCCGCTTGGACGTTCCCGATCACGCCATTCTCGGTATAGTATAATAAGCGCGGAGGAGCCATCTACCACGTCTCACCGAAAAAATAGACCCAGATTCGCTCGGACTTGAGGGTTCCGAAGGCTAGAATGTGTTCAAAACTTAGGAGGAATTTGTCGGCGGTGTTCCGAgttaattaaattgatttcttccgcacaatttaaaaaaaaaatcgcaagaaGATTCTATTCAGgtttttcaaatcatttaatCGCCACATCATTCTAAACGAAAATTGTTACGATGACAGTTTGCATGTGAATATGGGAATTACCATTGTTACTGGATGCAAAATATTTGTACTGACTGATTCGTGACCTAATAAAAAATGGCACTTTTCCAGTTGGAAGAAGGAAAAATATGTTCGCGGAAATGATAACTAACGATCACAGAATGCAGAAGCACTAGACAAAATTGTACAGAAAAGTGCAAAAGTAAAACCAATGATGAAGAATGGTTGAAAGCTATTGAGATATATCAGATCACAACTCAGTTCGACAATCAAGTTTTCGTCATATGTTGAGAACTCGTAATTTTAACTATCAGtgtgaagtccgtaatagaaagatgattataaaaattatataaattaccaattttgcgactgtttataaaaaaacgttgcttaatccaccgtaaagtggttgatgccttccatCCATTTATacagtaggggaaggtggggcaagacgaccatatggggcaagactgtaagaggaacaatcgctagtaaggccgtaatttttacaattttgattatttccagtatgaggaattgttgctagcaatgcaatcagctgattctactaccacataaccgccaaaacgacgtaaacgccacggggcataagatttaatgaagattttttcaaaacctttgtttccttataatatttggaaagtacaaaataaggcttaggattcgttttaaggctcattttatcaaaatgctatttttcctaggtcagtagtgtccctaccaatgacttgcacgtattataaagtatgatttatgttttggttatttttgtagagagcttttaaaaaatcttgtttaggtggggcaagtgtaccatatggatttttagtatggaaaaaatacgaattgctgcagcaacatattttattgtgaaaaaaatacataaaagttcttaaaaactgttaatcaattgtttaaaaaaatgtccatacacgatacaataatatcatgaaaatttactatttatcatctaagtaatatctttttttttcgtaaaaacggtcaattttttagtaaaatattattgtataatctaaaaatgaaagaaaagtttcaaatacatcctaatctgatgtatctaagtgataatagttcaattgttagtaaattagcatgttttttcatgcattgttcctcttgccccaacgggctgttcgtcttgccccactagttgagtagaacgtacgaagaatcaaaaaaatttaaataatttttttacattaaaaaaccgatttttttaaaaacttgttctatcaaagtctcagtcaagacctggaataagatgattctaaTTAATCCGacagcatttccttagcttgttacacttgccccactttcccctaattgcgcttgaaatagaaattttccagttttaaaAAACTGCAGACTTTTTATCAAGATATTACAGACACAGCCGTTCAGAAGATAGCATCCCTCTACACGTCTGTTGCGTGGCggtcatttgaggttatgttggaATCCACcctttttgtggttttttttaaagataacttTTAAACGACCAAATtaaactttacaattttcaacTCCGAGCTGTAGGACCTGAAACTGGGCAGAGTGGACCACATCCGGTCAAAATTCGTTCAGCCAAAATGAAGTGaaaattttttatcaacatctccacacacgcacagacatttgcaccaaggttgttaacgataaaattatcgaggctcgataacgataacgatagttatatcgttatcgttatttcgataattctatcggcaataattttatcgccgataatggacgataactcatttttaaatctttctaaaatctatttattcaaccatatcatgtatAATATGTTCAATGCTTccactaaaaatatattttttaaaacttactCAAAGtgaaatatgtactcaaaaacgttcacaaaataccgtatttttcgaaagtactcaaattttcataatttgcaatatgggtatcaacgaaattgtgtattcactttattagagtttttttaaactaaaattttcacaaacaaccatatttattgaaaatactcaaacattaaaaaattatggttatggaatatggttatcaaacaaagcgaaatttggtttgattttccaCATTAAgagagtttttttggaaaatactaaaattttcacaaaataccgtatttatttgaaagtactcaaatttttatgattggaatgataggtatcaaacgaagcgaaattttgcatactaaaattttcacaaattaccgtattttttcgaaaatactaaaattttctaaacatgCAATAAGGGtaacaaacgaagcgaaatttagtttgctttttcacattattagagtttttcttttggaaaatacaaaaaattccacaaattatcgtatttttcgacaatactcaaatttttataatatgattttttttaattttcaatatgggcataaaacgcaaattttgaaaattttagtattttctaaaaatacggtattttgtgaaaattttagtatttcacaaaaatacttcATCAAAgttaaaa
This genomic interval carries:
- the LOC128093793 gene encoding CLK4-associating serine/arginine rich protein-like; protein product: QRELRHKYGTPESDKSRSKSPANNSSDDDAPSTKEVSPPPKPPPQAPSSSSSSSYQHQPSSSASYSSASAVVIERKPMLRRIGGHTESSRSPSQVRGVRRPHSRSRSGSRSSTTVRASTRSATAAASSSSSRRPPPQISYDDRPRRRSPLPSSQASSRQRYRSRSRSRERDRGGRHGGGGGRSTRDYDRGGDSGRGGYYRRRSRSRTRRSRSKSRSKTSTGSSNRRDRSPKVVKKLVDY